One genomic segment of Chitinivibrionales bacterium includes these proteins:
- a CDS encoding RluA family pseudouridine synthase, whose product MIKLILGANDAGSRLDRYLRKHLALKSLSAIYHLIRRGDVKINEKKAKADYRIHDGDVLEIPSLSNAELVHKKTAPSTQIKNLVNTDFFNRNFKIIFEDETLILCNKPVRLAVHPGTGHLKSDTLIDCAKSYILSKTTAKNYIEPVLVHRLDKETSGIIMIAKNKQVLRKIHHSLRQGDITKEYIALCHGVPQSRKGTISLGLERTHTTAGGTKMKVSTNGTGSQSRYKVTWNSGHISELSILLDTGKTHQIRIHTAHEGFPIIGDMRYGDREQDKKIFTATGCMQRMYLHAYQLTFPHPVTRVVFNFTAPIPDEFGRLKNAIKNRRFIANRR is encoded by the coding sequence ATGATTAAACTGATCCTTGGCGCCAACGATGCCGGAAGCCGTCTTGACCGCTATCTTCGAAAACATCTTGCTCTCAAATCCCTTTCAGCTATTTATCATCTTATTCGGCGGGGTGATGTAAAAATTAACGAAAAAAAAGCTAAGGCCGATTATCGAATACATGATGGTGATGTACTTGAAATCCCTTCGCTTAGTAACGCCGAATTAGTTCATAAAAAAACCGCTCCTTCAACTCAGATAAAAAATCTCGTTAACACCGATTTTTTTAACCGGAATTTTAAAATTATTTTTGAAGATGAAACCTTGATTTTATGCAATAAACCGGTTCGCCTTGCGGTGCATCCGGGTACCGGTCACCTTAAAAGCGACACTCTTATCGATTGTGCCAAGAGCTATATCCTCAGTAAAACCACGGCAAAAAATTACATAGAACCGGTTCTGGTCCATCGACTCGACAAAGAAACTTCCGGTATTATAATGATAGCCAAAAACAAACAGGTCCTCAGAAAAATTCACCACTCCCTTCGTCAAGGAGATATTACCAAAGAGTACATTGCTCTTTGTCATGGTGTACCACAATCCAGGAAAGGGACCATTTCACTCGGTCTGGAGCGAACTCATACCACTGCCGGTGGAACCAAAATGAAAGTAAGTACCAATGGCACTGGTTCACAAAGCCGTTACAAAGTTACCTGGAATTCGGGGCATATATCAGAACTTTCGATACTGCTCGACACAGGAAAAACTCATCAGATCAGAATCCATACCGCTCATGAGGGATTTCCCATTATCGGCGATATGCGGTATGGTGACCGTGAGCAGGATAAAAAGATTTTTACCGCCACCGGATGCATGCAACGGATGTATCTCCATGCTTATCAGCTGACATTCCCTCACCCTGTCACCCGGGTGGTTTTCAATTTTACTGCGCCCATACCCGACGAATTCGGCCGGCTTAAAAATGCTATAAAGAACAGACGCTTTATTGCAAATAGGCGCTGA
- a CDS encoding protein kinase — translation MASQDTKSTKRFSLKGNVEIENLLPRIERTFFKVGSTLGKYRIIEEIDRGGMAVVYKALQLDLDRVVALKVLPANITINRRFVDRFLSEAHAVAQLNHPNIVSIHEVAMEDNVYFLAMDYIPGKNLYYYLNLEKPKLVDVLEIVSTLADALGYAHRQKIVHRDLKLNNIIMRDDASPVLIDFGLAKALENEEGSITQTGEIMGSPAYMAPERLLGAAADHRSDICSLGIMLYEMLTFKNPYLDPRSIHQTTMNVLESDPIPPRKLVQWLPVEVEAITLKAMHKDQDKRYQTMEEMSDDVRRYQKGEPVLARPPSFISRGKHFFKKYWAWAVITTLIILFSTIIGISLYTQNRKERPHWQLVYSESFSTDKTDENWQSFTMGQSREKPIWVIRDGALHAPGNTSGFIRLEKPLTRDIKIEFDIAATEKSLFDVGFFLNGDSPDSGYTFHINRWGTPECGITFPSSKFLFRDFLLPDHPERCSYHVTVEKQNGQISFSINDKHIATIWDLFPPLGKSHQKIGFFSSGGTVLFDNLKVYRLAIPRLSSPTHVADRFWERGDLVTALEEYSMLLEDFPDFEQEPDVLLKISDCLIRMQRYTRAREFLNKTLNSKYSNQTHLAQAHYLFGTLYYHQNNFDEAMIRFRELHKRYPSHPGNQHAILLMAQRNASLIDNNRINEALANVDSLAWAYNDQTSLTGNLYLYAANHYLRAKMPGKALSVLTRAADRFSDNPILLSSIRLKRGMAYLMKGERKKANEAFNRSITPPIQTHDGWMGWMMLAQIYEYRFMYKDALKIYRKIYQECPRGTDLPWLAKLKTGELAPYTRQHKDFDLLFRSVIDAPSPYPLPRATAQFYLGELSENEFHEILEKLGYDSREIFRFTAQKELIEGNYRASRRNFKRFMRHLSRSSWEYHFTERILQNPILR, via the coding sequence ATGGCATCCCAGGACACAAAATCTACAAAGCGATTCTCGCTTAAAGGTAATGTCGAGATCGAAAATCTCCTTCCCCGAATTGAGCGGACATTTTTCAAGGTCGGCTCGACATTAGGCAAATACCGCATTATCGAAGAAATCGACCGTGGCGGAATGGCAGTAGTCTATAAAGCACTGCAACTCGATCTCGACCGGGTCGTCGCCCTCAAAGTCCTTCCGGCGAACATAACAATCAACCGTCGCTTTGTGGACCGTTTTCTTTCGGAAGCTCATGCCGTCGCTCAGCTCAATCATCCCAATATAGTCAGTATTCATGAAGTCGCCATGGAAGACAATGTTTACTTTCTGGCAATGGATTATATCCCGGGCAAAAATCTGTACTATTATCTTAATCTTGAGAAGCCCAAACTTGTTGATGTACTTGAAATAGTATCCACTCTTGCCGATGCATTGGGTTATGCCCATCGCCAGAAGATTGTCCACCGTGATTTGAAACTGAATAATATCATTATGCGGGATGATGCATCGCCGGTACTTATCGATTTCGGTCTTGCAAAAGCGCTGGAGAATGAAGAAGGGTCTATTACCCAGACCGGCGAAATCATGGGCTCCCCGGCCTACATGGCGCCCGAACGGCTGCTGGGTGCCGCAGCCGATCACCGGAGCGATATCTGTTCGCTGGGAATTATGCTCTACGAAATGTTAACTTTCAAGAATCCCTACCTTGATCCCCGAAGCATACATCAGACAACAATGAATGTACTGGAATCGGATCCTATTCCTCCCCGCAAACTTGTGCAATGGCTGCCTGTTGAAGTTGAAGCAATAACTCTTAAAGCCATGCACAAAGATCAGGATAAGCGATACCAGACCATGGAGGAAATGAGTGACGATGTACGGCGTTATCAGAAAGGCGAACCTGTTCTTGCACGCCCGCCTTCGTTTATCTCACGGGGCAAACATTTTTTTAAAAAATACTGGGCCTGGGCTGTCATCACCACGTTAATAATCCTTTTCTCAACTATTATCGGTATTTCGCTCTATACTCAGAACCGGAAAGAAAGGCCTCATTGGCAGTTGGTCTATTCAGAATCATTCAGCACCGACAAAACCGATGAAAACTGGCAATCATTTACAATGGGGCAAAGCCGGGAAAAACCGATCTGGGTAATCCGTGACGGCGCTCTTCACGCACCCGGCAATACATCCGGATTTATCAGGCTCGAAAAACCCCTGACCAGAGATATTAAAATCGAGTTTGATATTGCAGCAACCGAAAAGTCATTGTTTGATGTCGGTTTTTTTCTTAACGGCGACTCGCCGGACAGTGGATATACCTTTCACATAAATCGTTGGGGTACGCCTGAATGCGGAATCACCTTCCCTTCCAGTAAGTTCCTTTTCAGGGATTTCCTTCTCCCGGACCATCCTGAACGTTGCTCATATCATGTCACCGTTGAAAAACAAAATGGACAAATTTCTTTTTCAATTAACGACAAACATATTGCAACGATATGGGACCTTTTTCCGCCACTCGGAAAATCTCACCAGAAAATCGGGTTCTTTTCCTCCGGTGGTACAGTGCTTTTTGATAATTTAAAAGTTTATCGTCTTGCTATTCCTCGGCTCTCCAGCCCGACACATGTTGCCGACCGTTTCTGGGAAAGAGGAGATCTTGTAACTGCTCTCGAAGAATACTCGATGCTTCTGGAAGACTTTCCCGATTTTGAACAGGAACCCGATGTACTTCTTAAAATCAGTGACTGTCTGATCCGGATGCAACGGTATACCCGGGCGCGGGAATTTCTTAACAAAACACTGAACTCAAAATACAGTAATCAAACCCATCTTGCACAAGCCCATTATCTTTTTGGAACTCTTTATTACCATCAGAACAATTTTGATGAAGCGATGATTCGTTTCAGAGAGTTACATAAACGATATCCATCTCATCCGGGTAATCAGCATGCCATTTTACTGATGGCACAGCGGAATGCCTCTCTTATCGATAATAACCGGATTAATGAAGCGCTTGCCAATGTCGACAGTCTTGCCTGGGCTTACAATGATCAGACAAGCTTAACAGGGAATCTTTATCTCTATGCGGCAAATCATTATCTTCGTGCTAAAATGCCCGGAAAAGCGTTATCGGTTTTGACTCGGGCCGCGGACCGTTTCAGTGATAACCCCATTCTTCTCTCCAGTATCCGGTTGAAAAGAGGAATGGCATATTTAATGAAAGGGGAGAGAAAAAAAGCCAATGAAGCATTTAACCGAAGTATTACTCCACCAATACAAACCCATGACGGCTGGATGGGATGGATGATGCTTGCACAAATATACGAATATCGCTTTATGTATAAAGATGCGTTAAAGATTTACCGGAAAATCTATCAGGAATGCCCTCGCGGAACAGACCTTCCCTGGCTGGCGAAACTGAAAACGGGTGAACTCGCACCCTATACCAGGCAACACAAGGACTTCGATTTGCTGTTCAGGTCGGTTATTGATGCCCCAAGCCCCTACCCCCTTCCCCGGGCAACTGCACAGTTTTATCTGGGAGAACTTTCCGAAAATGAATTTCATGAGATTCTTGAAAAGCTGGGTTATGATAGTCGTGAGATATTCAGATTCACCGCTCAAAAAGAATTAATAGAAGGTAATTATCGGGCTTCACGCCGCAACTTCAAAAGATTTATGCGCCACCTTTCCCGATCTTCATGGGAATACCATTTTACAGAACGGATTTTGCAAAATCCGATACTTCGATAG
- a CDS encoding PHP domain-containing protein: MQSGVGSRTKHIDLHIHTKYSDGSLSEQEVVDMAFQKNLKAIAITDHDCIDAYPLAQKLGSELDIEVIPAVELSSEIEGMDIHILGYYIDDTNEDFIRKLAEMKRARYKRAKKMVENLNDQGTDLRFETVLNIAGKGAVGRPHIAAALLKEELVYSFREAFDKYIGYDSPAYVKKMILHPKEVFDLIREANGLPILAHPGVTKVNDRLDEFMRDGLAGLEVYHSEHSQSQTRHYLRFCKTHDLSYSGGSDFHSIAHYRAEIGVPRVPYNALKSLKEKHQSLS, from the coding sequence ATGCAGTCAGGAGTCGGTTCTAGAACAAAACATATAGATCTACATATTCATACTAAATATTCGGACGGTTCGCTTTCGGAGCAGGAAGTGGTTGATATGGCATTTCAAAAGAACCTGAAGGCCATAGCCATTACTGATCATGATTGCATTGATGCATATCCTCTTGCTCAAAAGCTTGGTTCAGAGTTGGATATTGAGGTCATTCCTGCGGTTGAGCTTTCATCGGAGATTGAAGGCATGGATATCCATATTCTTGGATATTACATCGATGATACCAACGAGGATTTTATCCGGAAGCTTGCTGAGATGAAACGCGCCCGGTATAAGCGGGCAAAAAAAATGGTCGAGAATTTAAACGATCAAGGGACAGATCTCCGATTTGAAACAGTGCTTAATATTGCCGGAAAAGGAGCGGTGGGCCGACCCCATATCGCGGCAGCATTGTTAAAAGAAGAACTGGTATATTCATTCAGAGAAGCTTTTGATAAATATATCGGTTACGACTCTCCCGCCTATGTCAAAAAGATGATCCTTCATCCAAAAGAAGTTTTCGACCTTATTCGTGAGGCGAATGGACTTCCTATTCTCGCTCATCCGGGAGTCACCAAAGTTAATGACAGATTAGATGAATTTATGCGGGATGGCCTTGCCGGTCTTGAAGTTTATCACTCCGAGCACTCCCAGTCACAAACCCGGCATTATCTTCGGTTTTGCAAAACTCACGACTTATCATATTCCGGCGGCTCCGATTTTCACAGCATAGCCCATTACAGAGCGGAAATCGGTGTTCCCCGGGTTCCCTACAATGCCCTGAAAAGTTTAAAAGAAAAACACCAGTCTCTCTCTTAA